The window GATGCCGCCCTGGCCCGTCTGCACGATGACGGGCGTGTCGACGCCGCGTTCGGCAAGCGCCTCGAGGAAGCCGTGGCCGTTCATCTCCGGCATCAGCAGATCGAGCAGGATGACATTGATGATGCCGCCCTTGCGGCCCAGGAGCTCGAGCCCGCGGCGCCCGTTATCGGCCACATGGGCGACATGGCCCAGCCGTTCGATCATGTTCGTCAGCAGCCGGCGCTGCACCGGATCGTCATCGATGACAAGAATATGGGATGTCACGAAAGCCTCCTGCTCTGGACACGCGGGTACTCTTGGCCAACCTCATGTGCCAATTCATGCCAATATTGGTGCCACAAAGGGCTGAAGATCATGTTTTGAGAAATGCTTGCATTTTATCCATTGCGAGGGATAGCAATGGGCCCCATATCGCTTGCCTACGGCACCCCTCTTCCCGGATCGGTCCGGTCCGGTGAAAAGATGCAGCAATTCAAGTCGAAACGAGAGAAACGCCGATGACATTCGCCTCGCTCCTTTCCGCCGGTTCCGGCCGTTCCCAAGTGCGCGCGCAGGCCGAACAGGCGGCGGGCGGAGGCGCCGAGCTGGACGACCTGCCGAGCTGGCGGCTCGAGGATCTCTATATCTCGGCGAGTTCCGAGGAATTCCGTGTCGACCTCGCAAAGGCGGAAGCCGATGCGATCGCCTTCGAGGCCAAATGGAAGGGCAAGCTCGCAGAAGCCGCGCGCAGGACCGGCGACGAGGGCATCGGCGCGGCGGTAAAGGAACTGGAAACGCTCGAGGAATTGATGGGCCGCATCGCCTCCTTCGCGGGGTTGACCTATTTCTCCGATACGTCCAAGCCGGCAAATGGCAAGCTCTATGGCGACGTACAGTCGAAGCTGACCGACATTTCGGCACATCTCCTGTTCTTTTCGCTGGAGCTCAACCGCGTCGATGATGCCGCGATCGACGCCGCCCTGGAAACCGACAGCCTCGCCGCGCACTACAAGCCCTGGATCCTCGACCTGCGCAAGGACAAACCCTACCAGCTCGACGACCGACTGGAGCAGCTTTTCCTCGAGAAATCGATGACGGGCGCCGCTGCCTTCAATCGGCTGTTCGACGAGACCGTCGCGTCCCTCACCTTCTCGGTCGACGGCGAAGCCCTGCCGATCGAGATGACCCTGACTCTCCTGCAAGATCCATCGCCGGAGCAGCGCAAGAAAGCAGCCATGGCGCTTGCCGAAACCTTCAAGGCAAACATCCGCACCTTCGCGCTGATCACCAACACGCTCGCAAAGGACAAGGAAATCTCCGACCGCTGGCGGGGCTTCCAGGACATCGCCGACAGCCGCCACCTCGCCAACCGCGTCGAGCGTGAAGTGGTGGACGCGCTCACCGCGGCGGTGAAGTCCGCCTATCCGCGTCTTTCCCATCGCTACTATACAATGAAGGCCAAGTGGCTCGGCATGGAACAGATGGAGTTCTGGGACCGCAATGCCCCCCCCCCCGAAACCCCGAACGCGGTAATTCCCTGGGACACCGCCAAGGACACGGTGCTTTCCGCCTATCATGACTTCGCGCCGGAAATGGCGGCGATCGCCCGGCGCTTCTTCGACGAGCGCTGGATAGACGCGCCGGTGCGGCCCGGCAAGGCGCCGGGCGCCTTCGCTCATCCGACGGTTCCCTCCGCGCATCCTTACGTGCTCGTCAACTACATGGGGAAGCCACGGGACGTGATGACGCTCGCGCACGAGCTCGGCCACGGCGTTCACCAGGTGCTGGCGGGCGCGCAAGGGGCGCTGATGGCCTCGACGCCGTTGACGCTCGCCGAGACCGCCTCCGTCTTCGGCGAGATGCTGACTTTCCGCGCGCTGCTCGACCGGACCAAGGACAAGCGCGAGCGCAAGGCCATGCTGGCGCAGAAGGTAGAGGACATGATCAACACGGTCGTGCGCCAGATCGCCTTCTATGATTTCGAACGCAGGGTCCACACGGCCCGCAAGCAGGGCGAACTGACGGCGGACGACCTCGGCGAGCTCTGGCTGTCTGTGCAGGGCGAAAGTCTTGGCCCGGCGATCCGGCTGTCCGGGGGATACGAGACCTATTGGGCCTATATTCCCCACTTCATCCACTCGCCCTTCTATGTCTATGCCTATGCCTTTGGCGATTGCCTGGTGAACTCGCTTTATGCCGTCTATCAAAGCACCGAGAGCGGCTTCCAGGAGAAGTATTTCGAGATGCTGAAGGCCGGAGGAACCAAGCACCACTCCGAGTTGCTGGCGCCATTCGGGCTCAATGCCGCCGATCCGTCGTTCTGGGCACAGGGCCTGTCGATGATTGAAGGGCTGATCGATGAACTGGAGGCCCTTGATAGAGCGTGACCGAGCCCGTCCGGCAAGACGACGACTGACTGCAACCCGTATGATCGAAAACGCGCCCTTTGTCCTTTTCCGGGACGACAGCGAAAACCTGACGACCGTCTTCGCCGAACCGTCGCGCGTGATCACCGCGCGCACGCGGGCGGAGTTTCAGCGCGGCCTTGCCGAACTCGATGCCGCCCACCGTGCCGGCAAATGGCTTGCCGGCTACATGGCCTATGAGGCGGGGCACCTCTTCGAGGAAAAGCTTGCGCCCTTTGCCGAGGAGAACCGGGAAACGCCGCTGATGTCCTTCGGCGTCTTCGACGCGCCGGCGGAAGATCACCCGCTTGCCGTGCCGCTCCGGCGCACCGAAAACGAGCCGTTTCTCGTCGAGCCGCGTGCCGGTTGGGACTTGGCGGCCTACCGGCAGCGTTTCGAGCGGCTGCACCAGCATCTGCGCCAGGGCGATTGCTACCAGGCGAACTTGACGATGCCGGTCTTCGCGCGCTGGTCCGGCGACCCGCTCGCCGCCTTCTGGTCGCTGATCGAGCGCCAGCCGGTGAAGTACGGCGCGTTTGTTGCGCTCGATGGACCGCTG is drawn from Sinorhizobium sojae CCBAU 05684 and contains these coding sequences:
- a CDS encoding M3 family oligoendopeptidase, whose protein sequence is MTFASLLSAGSGRSQVRAQAEQAAGGGAELDDLPSWRLEDLYISASSEEFRVDLAKAEADAIAFEAKWKGKLAEAARRTGDEGIGAAVKELETLEELMGRIASFAGLTYFSDTSKPANGKLYGDVQSKLTDISAHLLFFSLELNRVDDAAIDAALETDSLAAHYKPWILDLRKDKPYQLDDRLEQLFLEKSMTGAAAFNRLFDETVASLTFSVDGEALPIEMTLTLLQDPSPEQRKKAAMALAETFKANIRTFALITNTLAKDKEISDRWRGFQDIADSRHLANRVEREVVDALTAAVKSAYPRLSHRYYTMKAKWLGMEQMEFWDRNAPPPETPNAVIPWDTAKDTVLSAYHDFAPEMAAIARRFFDERWIDAPVRPGKAPGAFAHPTVPSAHPYVLVNYMGKPRDVMTLAHELGHGVHQVLAGAQGALMASTPLTLAETASVFGEMLTFRALLDRTKDKRERKAMLAQKVEDMINTVVRQIAFYDFERRVHTARKQGELTADDLGELWLSVQGESLGPAIRLSGGYETYWAYIPHFIHSPFYVYAYAFGDCLVNSLYAVYQSTESGFQEKYFEMLKAGGTKHHSELLAPFGLNAADPSFWAQGLSMIEGLIDELEALDRA